In one window of Capra hircus breed San Clemente chromosome 28, ASM170441v1, whole genome shotgun sequence DNA:
- the EGR2 gene encoding E3 SUMO-protein ligase EGR2, with protein sequence MRVGLPSEASSCRWSARGPEDWPERRRSGLAHVLSDNIYPVEDLAPTSVTIFPNAELGGPFDQMNGVAGDGMINIDMTGEKRSLDLPYPSSFAPVSAPRNQTFTYMGKFSIDPQYPGAGCYPEGIINIVSAGILQGVTSPASTTASSSVTSASPNPLATGPLGVCTMSQTQPDLDHLYTPPPPPPYAGCGGDLYQDPSAFLSAATTSTSSSLAYPPPPSYPSPKPATDPSLFPMIPDYPGFFPSQCQRDLHGTAGPDRKPFPCPLDSLRVPPPLTPLSTIRNFTLGGPSAGATGPGAGGGSEGPRLPGTGSAAAAAAAYNPHHLPLRPILRPRKYPNRPSKTPVHERPYPCPAEGCDRRFSRSDELTRHIRIHTGHKPFQCRICMRNFSRSDHLTTHIRTHTGEKPFACDYCGRKFARSDERKRHTKIHLRQKERKSSAPSSAVPAASSASCSGGAQAGGTLCSSNSSTIAGGSLGPCSSRTRTP encoded by the exons ATGCGAGTCGGGCTCCCCTCCGAGGCGTCGTCTTGCCGGTGGTCAGCGCGGGGGCCGGAGGACTGGCCGGAGCGCAGGCGGAGCGGGCTGGCGCACGTG CTGTCTGACAACATCTACCCGGTGGAGGACCTCGCCCCCACGTCGGTGACCATTTTCCCCAATGCCGAACTAGGAGGCCCCTTTGACCAGATGAACGGAGTGGCCGGAG ATGGCATGATCAACATTGACATGACTGGAGAGAAGAGGTCCTTGGATCTTCCATATCCCAGCAGCTTTGCTCCGGTCTCAGCACCCCGAAACCAGACCTTCACTTACATGGGCAAGTTCTCCATTGACCCCCAGTACCCTGGTGCCGGCTGCTACCCAGAAGGTATCATCAACATTGTGAGTGCAGGCATCCTGCAGGGGGTCACCTCCCCAGCTTCCACCACAGCCTCCTCCAGCGTCACCTCTGCCTCTCCCAACCCACTGGCCACTGGACCCTTGGGTGTGTGCACCATGTCCCAGACCCAGCCTGACCTGGACCACCTCTACactccgccgccgcctcctccttaTGCGGGCTGTGGAGGAGACCTCTACCAGGACCCCTCTGCGTTCCTATCAGCAGCcaccacctccacctcctcctctctgGCCTACCCACCACCTCCTTCCTATCCGTCCCCCAAGCCAGCCACGGACCCAAGTCTCTTCCCCATGATCCCAGACTATCCTGGATTTTTCCCCTCACAGTGCCAGAGAGACCTACACGGTACAGCTGGCCCAGACCGCAAGCCCTTTCCCTGTCCCCTGGACTCCCTGCGAGTACCCCCTCCACTCACTCCGCTCTCCACCATCCGCAACTTTACCCTTGGAGGGCCCAGTGCTGGGGCCACAGGGCCAGGGGCAGGCGGAGGCAGCGAGGGACCCAGGCTACCTGGCACTGGCTCGGCAGCGGCTGCCGCAGCCGCCTACAACCCACACCATCTGCCACTGCGGCCCATTCTGAGGCCTCGAAAGTACCCCAACAGGCCGAGCAAGACCCCAGTGCACGAGAGGCCCTACCCGTGCCCAGCAGAAGGCTGTGACCGGCGCTTCTCCCGCTCGGACGAGCTAACCAGGCACATCCGGATCCACACAGGGCACAAGCCCTTCCAGTGTCGGATCTGCATGCGCAACTTCAGCCGCAGCGACCACCTCACTACCCACATCCGCACCCACACTGGCGAGAAGCCCTTTGCCTGTGATTACTGCGGCCGCAAGTTTGCCCGCAGTGATGAGAGGAAGCGCCACACCAAGATCCACCTGAGACAGAAGGAGCGCAAGAGCAGTGCCCCATCCTCGGCGGTGCCGGCTGCCTCCAGCGCCTCTTGCAGCGGGGGCGCGCAGGCCGGGGGGACCCTgtgcagcagcaacagcagcactaTTGCTGGAGGGTCCCTCGGCCCTTGCTCGTCTCGGACCCGGACGCCCTGA